The Oncorhynchus tshawytscha isolate Ot180627B linkage group LG16, Otsh_v2.0, whole genome shotgun sequence nucleotide sequence ACATTTCAGAGGTCTCAACAGAGAACCCCAGGTGGATCCAATTACCACACAACACCTGAAGCTGCTCTAGAAGATCTAAACATAAACACCAACCAAAGAAGAAATAATCACCATCATCAAGTCACTAAATGAGAAAGCTACAGTTCCTGATAACCTCAATGCAGAGCTGTTCAAAATCAATCCAGTAGTGGCTGCAAACATCCTTTCACTTTTCACTGATATCTGGTTGAAGGGAAAGATACCTTCAGATTGGACCCAAGGGGTCATCATACGGGTACCAAAGGGCACTCTTTTCGATTGCAACAACTGGAGGGGCAACGCACCTTTATCTGTTCCCAGCGAGCCCTTTTGCAAAATGATCGTACAACGGATGTCTCCAGCTGTAGACAAAGTGCTTAGGAACAAACAAGGTAGGGAGGAAGGAGCTGTACAGGCCAGATCTTTGCCCTCAGAAACATCATTGAGCAATGTAGTGAGTGGCAACAAACTCAACTATTTTATTGACTTCCAGAAGGCCTATGGAAGATCTTACGAACTTATGGAATCCCCACCCATGTTGTTAAACATCATAAAACAGTTCCACAGCAACTTTCTCATCCTCTGTGGTAACGAGCAACATGAGCTTTGTTGTGAAGCTGAGTTCGTCAAGGTTGTGTGAGGTCAGCCTTACTCTTCAACCTGACAATAGATTGGGTCATGTGGCAAACCACAGAAGATCAGGCAAGAGGAATATAATGGACCTGGTATTCTACTCTAGAAGACCTTGACTTCACAGATGACCTGGCCCttttatctctcacacacacacacacacacacacacagagaaaactgTCCAGCCGTTTGGCCAGCAAGTCAGCCTGGTTATCAACTGCAGCAAGACAAAGGTCATGTCCATCAACACAGCAAAATCAGTCAAAATCAAGGAACAGGACCTGGAGTTAAGCCACAGTTTTAGTTACCTTGGGAGCCCCATGTGCCATGATGGAGGCACCAGCAAAGACATGTGCACCAGAATCAATAAAGCAATCTTTATGAAGTTCAATAACGTCTGGAAATCCAGACAACACAAATACAAAACTCAAAATATTGCAGAGCTGTGTACTGGCAACTCTCCTTTATGGTTCAGATTGCTGGAAAATGACAGAAGCAGATCTGAAAAAACAATCTACCTTCCACACAACTTCATGAACATCTTCTGGCCAAACACAATAGCAAACACCAACCTCCTTATATAAATGAAGCAGGAAGCCATAGCTGCCATACTCAAGAGACACCGCTGGAGTACATGAGAAAGAGTACAGACTCTATCCCAAGAATAGCAGTCCATTGGACTCCAGAGAACAGATGTAAGAGGGGGAGGCCCAAGACAACGTGGCGGAGAACAATCGAGACCGAGCTTCAACAACATCAGCAGAGCTGGggcacagtggagaaggaggctggagacagacagaaatggAGTGCCTTTGTTACTGCCCTATGCGCCAGCCGGAGcgatgagtgagtgagagtgagtggcTGCCAATTATTGATCTTAGAACATCATTTGAGGAGTCGCCTGAAGtgtgagaggaatgggagagctAGTAATACATCTCAGGCAGAAGACTCGTAATGAGGACGACTGGCTATTATACTGAACTGTGTGTGATGAGCTTTATTGTTCCCAGAGCATCACCTAAGTGGCTATAAGAGTCAGGCTGGTACCCAGTTTTTCCCTATACAAGATCATCAGCAGACTCCATCCTCTGAACAGCTCTCTCCGCTCAAGCTATTAAAgtgtccctcctctccatctttgGAGGATGCAGCTTTCAAAGACTTGGCCTCTATTGGTTGACCCGTCATGATATATTGCTTGTATGTATGAAAAGAGCTATAGAAATGTAAATAATACATTTGTATTATCACAACTAAGAAACTTACCTCATGTTTACCATTTTTGGACATAGGGGTTGGTATCTCTACAGCCTTCTGTACAGTTGGTACTGTATTCTGCGCAGTAGGTCCTACTGTTTTCTGTGTGATATGTCCTGTTTTCGGCACGGTAGATCCTACTGTTTTCTGACCCCTGTTTTCTGGCTTCTGCACGGTAGGTTTTGAGTCCTGTGGAAGGAGAAATTAAGAGGGTAAGAATTAATTTCAATACCATTTTCAACCCAAAAACTCATCCTTGCATTTTATAATTTTAGATCAATGTTTAAGAAACTAACTTCATGTTTGCCATTTTCGGACACTGGTGTAGGTCTCCCTGCTTCCCTCTGAAtggtggtaggtgtaggtctccctgcttccctctgaatggtggtaggtgtaggtctcCCTGCTGCCCTCTGAAtggtggtaggtgtaggtctcCCTGCTGCCCTCTGAAtggtggtaggtgtaggtctcCCTGCTGCCCTCTGAAtggtggtaggtgtaggtctcCCTGCTGCCCTCTGATTGGTGGTAGGTGTCACTGCTGCCCTCTGATTGGTGGTAGGTGTCACTGCTGCCCTCTGAACGGCGGTAGGTGTCACTGCTGCCCTCTGAACGGCGGTAGGTGTCACTGCTGCCCTCTGAACGGCGGTAGGTGTCACTGCTGCCCTCTGAACGGCGGTAGGTGTCACTGCTGCCCTCTGAACGGCGGTAGGTGTCACTGCTGCCCTCTGAACGGCGGTAGGTGTCACTGCTGCCCTCTGAACGGCGGTAGGTGTCACTGCTGCCCTCTGAACGGCGGCAGGTGTCACTGCTGCCCTCTGAACGGCGGTAGGTGTCACTGCTGCCCTCTGAACGGCGGCAGGTGTCACTGCTGCCCTCTGAACGGCGGCAGGTGTCACTGCTGCCCTCTGAACGGCGGTAGGTGTCACTGCTGCCCTCTGAACGGCGGTAGGTGTCACTGCTGCCCTCTGAACGGCGGTAGGTGTCACTGCTGCCCTCTGAACGGCGGTAGGTGTCACTGCTGCCCTCTGAACGGCGGCAGGTGTCACTGCTGCCCTCTGAACGGCGGCAGGTGTCACTGCTGCCCTCTGAACGGCGGCAGGTGTCACTGCTGCCCTCTGAACGGCGGCAGGTGTCACTGCTGCCCTCTGAACGGCGGCAGGTGTCACTGCTGCCCTCTGAACGGCGGCAGGTGTCACTGCTGCCCTCTGAACGGCGGCAGGTGTCACTGCTGCCCTCTGAACGGCGGCAGGTGTCACTGCTGCCCTCTGAACGGCGGCAGGTGTCACTGCTGCCCTCTGAACGGCGGCAGGTCTCACTGCTGCCCTCTGAACGGCGGCATGTGTCACTGCTGCCCTCTGAACGGCGGCATGTGTCACTGCTGCCCTCTGAACGGCGGCAGGTGTCACTGCTGCCCTCTGAACGGCGGCAGGTCTCACTGCTGCCCTCTGAACGGCGGCAGGTCTCACTGCTGCCCTCTGAATGGCGGTAGGTCTCACTGCTGCCCTCTGAACGGCGGTAGGTCTCACTGCTGCCCGCTGAACGGCGGTAGGTTTAACTGCTGCCCTCTGAATAGTAGTAGCTGTAGGTCTCACTGCTGCCTTCTGCACTGTGGGTTTCGGCTCGTCATCACATTCAAAGTCATCAAAGGAGTACTTGGGCCTGGATTTGTAAGGCTTATACTCCACCACAGGCTTGGCCTTCTGAGCTTTCAGCCCGTTGGGCATCGGCGGGGGTTCTGCTGGAAGCGTCCTCTTTCTCAGGGTGGGTCCCTTACTGGGGGTCACTTTCGGGGGCTCAACTTTTTGGGGCTCTTTTGGGGGCTCAACTTTTGGGGGCTCAACTTTTGGGGGCTCAACTTTTGGGGGCTCAACTTGACTGGTTGAGGAGAGTGCAGCTGGACtggttgaggggggggggggtggtcaCTTGGAGAGGTGCTGCTGCTGGAGGGGAAGGTTTAGTCTCAGTCTCTGGAATCATCTTCTGATCGGACTTGAGCTTCTTCACCATGGTCCAGGACATATTCTTCTCCCGCTGCAGTTCCACCTGCCGCAGCCTCTGGAACCTGGTAAGCTTCTTCTTCTCGTGGATTTTGAGGGGTACCGTCACTTGGCTGATGAAGAAACGCCTCCGAGGTGGCTCTGGAGCTGGGGGCTTGGCTGGAGCAGGCTCCTCAGCGGAGGGTTCTACTGCTGGAGACGGTTCCTCGGGCCGGGCAGGAGTAGGAGGTATCGGAACAGTCTCAGCCTGTGTGACAGGCGGTGTGCATTCTGGCTCCTTGCTGGGTTCAGCCTTAATTATTAcaacctgctcctcctcctccttcgtcTTTATTAACATTGTGTCAGTGGCGATATCATCTGCTATTTCTTCACATAGGGCCAGGAGGTTGAGCTGCCTGCTCGCTTTTTTGGAGCCAGCTGCCTTTTGCTCAGCTAGCGCTGCTAGTCGGGCTTTGGTCCGGGCCTGAGGGTTCATCTGCTGTTTCTTGGGTTTTTCCAGGCTACCCTGTGTTTTTTTAGTAACTTCCTTCTTCCCACTATTTGTGCTGTCTTGGTTAGAGGAACTTGTGCCTTTCTTTTCAATACCATCTTCACTTTTATCCACACTGCACTCTTCTTCAGACCCTTTGGTTAGCTCAAGTGTCTTCTCTGGCCTCTCAGAGTTGTCTATGATTTCCAGATCACTATCcacctcctctccattctctcccacCACCTCCACAACACAGTGGCCGATCTCCATATCCTCGACAATAATCGGAGTCTCGAGGTCTAAAGTACACTCAATGCTCTCCGTTACACCAAAGTCACAGTCTTTTTTAGTGATTTCTAAAGAATCCTCTACTCCCAGAAACTCTTTGACATTTGAGCGCATCGTATGAGACAGGGGATGTTTGCAAAGACTGGACTCCTTTAGAGCACTGAAAAGCACCTCTAAGGGTGGAGACTTTATTTTAGCACCCGACTTTGTTCCTAAACTTTCCCTAAGTTCATCTGTACGGGTGGTCATGGAATCTTCCTGGACTTCCTGTGTCTCACTGCTCTGCAGCACCTGCTCTGAGACAGAGACAATGTCTGAAGTCTCCTCAGAGGATAGTTCTACAGGTGGAGCAGAATTTACTTCAATATCAAGCTTGGTGTCTACACTCTCACTTACTTGAACTGCATGGGTTGGCGCGGAATCtccctgcatctcagtgctctGCGTCACATGTTCAGGTGCAAGTTCTGAACACTTGGTCTCTACACTCTCACTAACTTCAAATGTATGGGTCTCCTCAGAGGATGCTTCTAAAGGTGGCAGGGACATTACTTCTGCATCAAGCGTGCCATCTAAAAGTTCACGTACTTCATCTGTTGGGGTGGTCATGGAATCTTCCTGCACCTTCTCTATTTCAATGTATATCTGATTCACCTGTTCAGGATTCACCTGTTCAGGGACAGGGTCTGAAGCCTCCTCTGAATATACTTCTATAGATGGAGGAGGCTTTATATTTGCATCAAGCTTGGGGTCTACACTCTCAGTAGGGGAGGTCATGGAATCCTCGGTAACTTCATATGTAGGGGAGGTCATGGAATCCTCGGTAACTTCATATGTAGGGGTGGTCATGGGATCCTCCTGCATCTGCCTCGTCTCACTGCTCTCCTTCACCTGTTCAGGGACAGGGTCTGAAGCCTTCTCTGAAGATGCTTGAGTTTTCATCTTCACATCTATTGACTCTGTGACTCCCGTCCTGTCATTTCCCTCACTTTCACATTCAGAATCACTACTGCTACTATATGCTACTAAGCCGATGGCTGGATGAGACAATATTTTTGCACCGACCTTAGTCTCTAAATGTTCATTAACTTTATCTGTATAGGTGGTCATGGAATTTTCCTGCATTTCCTGTGTCTCAGTGCTCTGTTTTAGTAGTTCAGGTATGGGGTCTGCAGACTTTTTATATGCATCCATCTTGCTCGCTACACTCTCACTAACTTGATATGTAGGGATGGTCACGGAATCATTCTGCTCCTCATGTTTCTCTCTACTCTGGTTCACCTGCTTATGGATGGGGTCTGAAGCTTTCTCAGGGGAAGCTGGAGGATACATTTGTGTGTCAGGCTCGGTGTTGACATACTCACTAAATtcatctgttggggtggtaaTGGAATTATTCTGGTTCACCTGCTTATGGATGGGGTCTGAAGCTTTCTCAGGGGATGCTGGAGGAGACATTTTTATGTCAGGCTTAGTGTTGACACTCTCACTAAATTCATCTGTTGGGGTGGTCATGGAATTATCCTGCACCTCATACGTCTCACTGCTCCGCTTCATCTGTCCAGATTGTTCAGGTAAGGGTTCTGAAGACATTTGAGTTTCCATCTTCacatctctctgggtctctgggccTCTGGTGGACTCTCTGACTCTTTTCCTTTTATTTTCCTCAATTTCAGAATGACTACCATAAGACGCAGAGGGTATACCATAATTGTGATCCCTCTGCACAGGGTCTGAGAGCAATACTTCTTCATTCAGGTTAGACTGTGACCCTTTACGCTTACCTCGATCCCCATTAGAGTATTTTCTGATGCAATGTGGTTTATGAGTTCTGATAAGCTCCTCATCGGACTCTGTGGAAGCAGTTTTGAAGATCTTGGCTGGTCTTTTTAGGGTTCCTTTAGAGTTGGGATTCTTTGAGGAGGCACTTGTGGCTTTCAGCAGCTTGGCGTTCTTTACAGGTGGATTGAACTTGGTCCTAGTCCTGGCCTTTTGAGTTGATTTTGTCTTGGAGGAATGGCGGCTGGACCCTGCAGGTTTATTTCCCTCTTTTAGTTCTGCAGGGGGCTTTTTCTTATTCCTTCTCCACAAAGGTGCTTCTCTTTGGGGGTTGCTTGACGTTGCAGAGGCTGGTGTCGTTTTGTTGGATGGCATGGCGACTTCGTTCTGatcctcctttcttctcttcgCTTGAGGAGCCTGAAAAGACTTGTGTCTTTTAGGGGCAGGCATTCTATAAAGAAAAAGGAAGGCAACATATGAATGGTAATAGGCACGTGTTTGTTATCATAGTTCTTATTGAACATGTATAACAGTCAATCCCATTGAGGCTACAATAACCACTAAATGGGGTAGGTAAGCTGTATGTCAGTATTAAGTCATTGCTAACTATCAGAGTAAGCCAGCCAATGACAGAGATAGAGCTACCATGCAAATGACCGTTAAATACTTACTCGAAGCATGGGATATATATGGTTATTGTTCAACTATTTTACTATAGCCTAATAGCTAGTAATATAATTTGCGAGTTACCTAAGTAACAGCACGAAAACGAACTAGCCTGCAGTAATGAGCGCAACAGCttaatactgactgactggttagaCAGTTAGCTATGTTGTTAGCTAGCTGCAACAATGTAACAAGAAAGCTACCTAGCTAGTTACTCCAATAACAAACTCCCATCCATTCACGATGCAGGATGACATTAGCACGCTAGTTGTTGTGGAATCGATTGCAAACAAACCACTTTGCTTGCAGAAGATAAGACACTTGGGAATTACCGTTAAACGACAGCATAGCGTCGTTGCGAGTTAGCTAGCTCATGTTGGCTAGCTGTAAATGCGCAAGAAGCAAAGTAAGATGCAAAACTAAATCACATCTCGTAAATTATTATGATACGTATTACTATAGTAAAACTATAAAATAATCACATTCGTCACTAAAACTCACTTTGCTGTTTTGTTTCCCAACAGCAGTTTTTTTTCCTTTTCCTGTGAACCAAAAAAGTACGGTACTTCCGGAGCCAAAATGCCGGAACTGAGGAGGCGGGGCTATGGTGAGTTGAGCGTTCCAAAATTTGACACATGATGCATACACTTACAAAGTTTGTACTGATGCGATAATAAGTGATAGTTCTTCTTCGATTtggtttaacggcggttggcatccaataaatgcTGCATCACCGCCACCTACTGGACTGGAGTATAACACCCTTACGCTttgctttattttattttttattttttaccctttAACAAATACCCTAACATCTAACCCAACACTCACAAAAAACCCACCACCATACTCCACTATTTAGTCTGTCATCAGGCCAATAACgggacaccaccacttaacaTTAACAAATACCCCTCTGCAGCTAtcaccacaacctcaattttctgTGACTTACGtacgttccatccctgcagtacttttgataaccattgctataaatgcaaaaaaaatccaatcttactgaaacatatcaCTTGTTTGCTTATCCCTCTGTACTGATATAactctactactcacaccactcctctccgGATCCCACCCCCTTGACCCaccttcctctactttcttcactgcctcagcatatgacaacttctgcactactgtaaccctggaaacctcaacctgcctctctcccacCGGACATTTCCGGCTCCCCAGCCCCATAGGCAtgctacaattaacacataccactactttacccaatgctacacattcctttgtctcatgcccttctgcacacttttcacacctaggaacctccctcctacacactgctgccacacgCCCATacgcttgacacctgtaacaacgtaaCGTATTCGGCACAAATGCTTGTACGggataacttatatatcctaaTATCCCTTTGTTGGGCAAAaactcaacatcaaaactcaaaaggacaGACAACGACTCTTCTGTTTCACCATTCACGCCACCCTGTCTGAGTCACACCAAATGACGAGCGTCACAAACACcgggaatcttccccttcagttggtTAACTTTCACATTTACCCCTACCCCAGTAAATCACTCCTCTCAATGGCACCCTTTCCTTGAGAGAAAAAACAATGTCACTGCTACTGTCACAGACCAATCTTTAACCTGACCCTCGGATTCCAagaacttcaccacacctaccaccttCAAGCTAATCATAaatcattcacttccatttctcctccgGTCTTCAATACGGCGTATAGctcactctgcttacactttctaccattcttctttaacaaaTCATCTCCCTTTTTTTGCCATTATTAACCAACTCAAGGGCACCCTCTTCAACCTCTTTCCCTCCATATTACAagtgcagtggggcaaaaaagtatttagtcagccaccaattaattgtgcaagttctcccacttaaaaagatgagaggcctgtaattttcatcataggtacacttcaactatgacagacaaaatgagaaaaaaaatccagaaaatcatattgtaggatttttaatgaatttatttgcaaagtaAGTAAGTCTAAgtgttcacacactgttgctggtaatttggcccattcctccatgcagatctcctctagagcagtgatgttatggggatgttgctgggcaacatggactttcaactccctccaaagattttctatggggttgagatctggagactggctaggccactccaggaccttgaaatgcttcttacgaagccactccttccttgcccgggcggtgtgtttgggatcattgtcatgctgaaagacccagccacgtttcaacttcaatgcccttgctgatggaaggaggttttcagtcaaaatctcacgatacatggccccattcattctttcctttacacggatcagtcgtcctggtcccttcgcAGAGAAACAgcctcaaagcatgatgtttccacccccatgcttcacagtaggtatggtgttctttggatgcgactcagcattctttgtcctccaaacacaacgagttgagttaaccaaaaagttatattttggtttcatctgacattctcccaatcttcttctggatcatccaaatgctctctagcaaacttcagacgggcctggacatgtactggcttaagcagggggacacatctggcactgcaggatttgagtccctggcggcgtagtgtgttactgatggtaggctttgttactttggtcccagctctctgcaggtcattcactaggtcccccgtgtggttctgggatttttgctcaccgttcttgtgatccttttgaccccacggggtgagatcttgcgtggagccccagatcgagggagattatcagtgttcttgtatgtcttccatttcctaataattgctcccacagttgatttcttcaaaccaagctgcttacctattgcagattcagtcttcccagcctggtacaggtctacaattttgtttcctttgacagctctttggtcttggccatagtggagtttggagtgtgactgtttgaggttgtggacaggtgtcttttatactgataacaagttcaaacaggtgccattaatacaggtaacgagtggaggacagaggagcctattaaagaagaagttacaggtctgtgagagccagaaatcttgcttgtttgtcagtgaccaaatacttattttccaccataatttgcaaataaattcattaaatatcctacaatgtgattttctggattttatttctcaTTTTATCTGTAATATTCAAAGCGtacacctatgatgaaaattacaggcctctcatctttttaagtgggagaacttgcacaattggtggctgactaaatacttttttgccccactgtatatgtctcTTTATGAGaatactgcacttctcctgacataAATCTGGTTCTTGCCCTCTCAAGGGACTCCATTTAACCGGCTGTCACAATCTCCTCACAATCAGTATGAACGCCTCAGGATTTAGTGCTCAACAATGCATCCCACTTGTAAAACAGCTGCTTCGTCTTTGTTTTTCTTTATCAGTTTTCAGAGCACGACTGATCAAATCTAAGAGATACCCATGAAAATGCTATAAGGACTACTCATTTGACAACGTCATTGGACAGATCTACAAGAAAAGGATATCCAACTAAAATATTGTTTGAAGATGCTGTAGACAGGGCCGTGTTATCTAAGCAGAGTGTAGTCCTCAATAGAACAAGTGATACCTTCCAAGAAATGTAATGTCACTGAAGACCAAAAGTCTTGTCATTCTTGTAGAGAATTTTTAGGTCCATtactaaatacagtatattatttaATGCGCTACAGTGGAAATTAGAGATCACTTTTAACACACATTGAGATTTCAAAAGCCTTTTATTTGGAATCCTAAATTCATTGATCATTGAGGTCCAAAGCGAATTGCAAGAAGTGAATTAAGAGGAAATAGAGCAgcatttcttattttattttagtaACAGTTAAAGGTAGACTCAACGAAATGAGTCTACCTTTAACATTACAACATATTATGCATTTGATACAACAGAGCACACTGTGACAGGGGAATAAGCTAAAATCTAATCAACCCAGAGATTACCATTCACTCCAATTGGGGAAAGAGGAAGTGATGGCATGGGAAGGTGAGCATTTCCTGTTACTTCTTCATCTCCAGTATTCCACTTCCTGGCCCTCTCCGCTTCGCACTGCAGATGTTGCAAAACTGGACACCAGGAATCTGAAAGAAGAGAAAAGGCAAAAGCCATATTAGGCAGGAAATCTGCTGCTCTCATCTGAAAGTCCATACTCTATATGaagtgaggaagagagggggatgaaaggAGATTGGGTAGATACTTACCGTTCCAGGAGAAGGTAAACACTCCTTGTGGAACATGTGTCTGCAGTGGAAGACCACCACACTGAAGTTCTGGGCCATATCTACACCAAAGGAGCAAAACATGAACGCAGGTGTTTTGAATAGCTTCAAATGCAATGATGGTAAGAAACATCCCAATTATAATACTAAAGTGTAGACACTATATATGAATATGCAACATTATACTTTCTAATGCTTAATAAGGTAAGCCCACCTGATGGTAATATTGAAGCGTGACAGGATTCACAGATGTTCTCTTCTGAAAAAGAAATCAACAATTCAAACACAAACAATAAAACACATCAAAACTAATGCTTAAGTCATTATGTTCCAACAGTTTGCACatccacacacaaaaacaaccaCCCACCATCCACTCTGACCCCTCTCATCTGAGTCCTATGCATCTTCTGGAGCAGTGACAGCGAGTCAGCCACCAAGATCTTCTTACAACCCTCCCGGAGCAAGATCTgagaaacagtgaaacaaaaCCGTTTAAGAGGCAAGGCTGTTGTTACAGTGATATTCTAGGTACACTATGTGATGGCTGATGGCTGATGTGATGGCTGATGTTTTGACATATGATGGCTGATGTTTTGACatatgataatgatatatttatcATATTtcattggaaatgtgttttttgcatatgcCACTATCCCCGAGACACCCtctgagagtggggtcacggacAGGGTCATCCATGATCAACGGCGACCCTGGAGTAATTAGGGGtaagtgcattgctcaagggcacattgacagatttttcaccatgTCGGGTCAGGGATTCGAACTAGTGACCTTTCggatactggcccaacgctctaaccgctaggctacctgcaggttGTAGTCTTGGAGGATCTTGACCAGTGAGTCTCTGAGGTTAGGAATCTCCATGCCCTCCTTTATGCGGTGGATGAGTAAAATGGGATCCACATGTGTCCCAATGTTATTGAGGAGACCAGTAATGAAGGCTTGAGAGAGGAAAAAGACAGAAACTTAAAATGACACCTGTGGAAACACTatgcagtaggcctgatcatttgaAAGTGCTTCTGTATTCACGTGACTTACGTGGCTTATCGATGGAATACGAGATGAGATCCTCCCACAGCTCAGCGTCATCCTGCTCCTTGGCGAACTCTATGGCCTTGTCCACATCCTCCAGTTCCTCCATGATCATCTGAAGAGCCCGTCTACAGTTCCCCATTCTGCCTATGAAGGACAAGTTACAGTTTCCTCAGACCAAATGCAATTAGTTACCTGACTGGATGGAGGTATAGTTCAAGCTTTTCCCCCTGATCTAAAAGCATTTCTATCCATTTAAAAAGCACTTATGAGCATTTCTAACCAGTTGTAATGGTTTATTCAGTAACATTAATGTCACAGAAACTGTAAGGGGACACTTACTGAGCAGGAAGACAGTTTCCTCCACAAAGTTTCTCTCCTGACAAATTTCCAGAGCCTAAAAAAGATAGGGAAGGCAGTTGCAACACACTTGAGTTTCTGAAGTAAGATGATTAATTCTTCTTCTATTGTAGTAATCTGACATACATGATAAGATAATATAGATCTAAATTCAAAGAAATGTacttcattccatgtgtaactctgtgttgttgtctgttcacactgctttgctttatcttggccaggtcgcagttgtaaatgagaacttgttctcaactggcctacctggttaaataaaggtgaaataaaaaatatatatttgtatttgagCACACAGTTTTGAAAGTGTCTCAGTACCTTTTCTAGTGGGCAGTGGATGCTGTCTCTCAGGAATGGCAGTAGGTTGGGCCGATCGTATTCAGCATACAGGCCAATTTGTCTCTCATGGTACCGCTGACCCTTGTGGTGGTCCCTCTTGAATAGTTTGTGGAGATACTGAGAGAAGGAGGTGAAATGCCATGTTAAACACAATTTTCAAATCAAGATAATCATAGGAAATTAAAAACATATAATCACTAAAGAACTTGTAGTGTGACTCACAATGTGTAGCAGCTCAGGCCTGTCCCTGAGTTCCTCCACCACTCTGTCAATCTGTAGAACATTGAAGACAGAAACATCATTAGCGAACAGCATGTGCTTTCATTTCAAACTCCCCAAGAAAGATTAAGGGAAGCCAAGTACACATACCAATATTTTGTCTTCGTTATCCAGGAGCATGTCGACAGCTTTCTGACAACACAAATGAAAAGGCCATTCTTCAGACAAGGAGACACAAAGTGACTTATGACCTTTGTGGCCAGACAATCCAAATGCAATAAGAGCTGTGTGTATGAGGCACAAGGACTCAAGACGGAGGGTTTCCATGACTTTTGCAC carries:
- the LOC112215678 gene encoding N-acetyltransferase ESCO2, yielding MPNGLKAQKAKPVVEYKPYKSRPKYSFDDFECDDEPKPTVQKAAVRPTATTIQRAAVKPTAVQRAAVRPTAVQRAAVRPTAIQRAAVRPAAVQRAAVRPAAVQRAAVTPAAVQRAAVTHAAVQRAAVTHAAVQRAAVRPAAVQRAAVTPAAVQRAAVTPAAVQRAAVTPAAVQRAAVTPAAVQRAAVTPAAVQRAAVTPAAVQRAAVTPAAVQRAAVTPAAVQRAAVTPAAVQRAAVTPTAVQRAAVTPTAVQRAAVTPTAVQRAAVTPTAVQRAAVTPAAVQRAAVTPAAVQRAAVTPTAVQRAAVTPAAVQRAAVTPTAVQRAAVTPTAVQRAAVTPTAVQRAAVTPTAVQRAAVTPTAVQRAAVTPTAVQRAAVTPTAVQRAAVTPTTNQRAAVTPTTNQRAAGRPTPTTIQRAAGRPTPTTIQRAAGRPTPTTIQRAAGRPTPTTIQREAGRPTPTTIQREAGRPTPVSENGKHEDSKPTVQKPENRGQKTVGSTVPKTGHITQKTVGPTAQNTVPTVQKAVEIPTPMSKNGKHEDCKLTVQNAVVPTVRKADMPRPSVQKAAVVPISSPKTEQKAEAPPTAKTGEDEDTIAPVSSPPSEEPPRDSVDKEQCEEKPAECLLSVTEIKPASPEDKTTTENAVDSGVVQSAGNSSPLSDERLQKEIKKLKETDKDGNQAIIDAGQKHFGPVTCSVCGMLYSAANPEDESQHLLFHNQFTSAVRYVGWKKERILGEYPDGKIILVLPDDPKYALKKVEEIREMVDNDLGFQQVETKCPSQTKTFLFISNDKKVAGCLIAEHIQEGYRVIEEAVPEGSEGEKVMFERQRAWCCSTNPEPALCGISRIWVFSMMRRRGIASRMIECLRNNFIYGSYLSKEEIAFSDPTPDGKLFATHYCGTSQFLVYNFVSGIRSDQPSPNLV
- the LOC112215156 gene encoding titin homolog: MPAPKRHKSFQAPQAKRRKEDQNEVAMPSNKTTPASATSSNPQREAPLWRRNKKKPPAELKEGNKPAGSSRHSSKTKSTQKARTRTKFNPPVKNAKLLKATSASSKNPNSKGTLKRPAKIFKTASTESDEELIRTHKPHCIRKYSNGDRGKRKGSQSNLNEEVLLSDPVQRDHNYGIPSASYGSHSEIEENKRKRVRESTRGPETQRDVKMETQMSSEPLPEQSGQMKRSSETYEVQDNSMTTPTDEFSESVNTKPDIKMSPPASPEKASDPIHKQVNQNNSITTPTDEFSEYVNTEPDTQMYPPASPEKASDPIHKQVNQSREKHEEQNDSVTIPTYQVSESVASKMDAYKKSADPIPELLKQSTETQEMQENSMTTYTDKVNEHLETKVGAKILSHPAIGLVAYSSSSDSECESEGNDRTGVTESIDVKMKTQASSEKASDPVPEQVKESSETRQMQEDPMTTPTYEVTEDSMTSPTYEVTEDSMTSPTESVDPKLDANIKPPPSIEVYSEEASDPVPEQVNPEQVNQIYIEIEKVQEDSMTTPTDEVRELLDGTLDAEVMSLPPLEASSEETHTFEVSESVETKCSELAPEHVTQSTEMQGDSAPTHAVQVSESVDTKLDIEVNSAPPVELSSEETSDIVSVSEQVLQSSETQEVQEDSMTTRTDELRESLGTKSGAKIKSPPLEVLFSALKESSLCKHPLSHTMRSNVKEFLGVEDSLEITKKDCDFGVTESIECTLDLETPIIVEDMEIGHCVVEVVGENGEEVDSDLEIIDNSERPEKTLELTKGSEEECSVDKSEDGIEKKGTSSSNQDSTNSGKKEVTKKTQGSLEKPKKQQMNPQARTKARLAALAEQKAAGSKKASRQLNLLALCEEIADDIATDTMLIKTKEEEEQVVIIKAEPSKEPECTPPVTQAETVPIPPTPARPEEPSPAVEPSAEEPAPAKPPAPEPPRRRFFISQVTVPLKIHEKKKLTRFQRLRQVELQREKNMSWTMVKKLKSDQKMIPETETKPSPPAAAPLQVTTPPPLNQSSCTLLNQSS